Within Winogradskyella helgolandensis, the genomic segment CAATCAATCTGCTTTCGATATAAAAGCTCCTATAGCGGAACCAATATTACCTCAATTTGTTTGTAAAGCTGATGGGACTACAGGTATAACTTTTAGTGTCATTGCTGGTATAGATGATGGTTCTGGAGGGATTACAGATCCACCTGCGGGAGATGCTGATTTAGAGTTAAAGTATAAATGGAGAAAGTACAACTCAGAAATTAGTGGTGAAACAAGTGAGAATTTTACTATTGGAGGAGTAGCATCGGACGATTTAGCCACTTATAAAGTAGAAATTTCTAATAAAAATGGTGGCACAATTATTTTGCCAGTTACCCTAAGTGAAGGTGGTACGCCTTATTATTGGAATGGAACAGCTTGGAGTTCTCCTTATGGAGCAGTAGTAGAAAAAGAAAGAGGTCTAGTTTATACAGGTGAATATGCTATAACCGGTAATTTAGTGGGCTGTGATTGTAAAGTAACTTCAGGTGCTAACGTTGTGATGCCTAAAGGGTCAAAGATGGTGCTTTACAATGAATTAACTGTAGAGCCGGAAATCGCAGAAGTAAAACTATTAGACGAGTTTGGTAATACAGTACAAGATGAAGAAGGTGATGATATAATCCTTGTGAGTCATGTTCCTGAAGCAACCTTTACCTTAGAAGACAATGCAAGTTTAGTACAGATTAATGATGTTGTAAATAGTGGTGAAATAAAAGTAAAACGAACATTAGATAATGCTGAAGTAAATCAATATGATTATGTGTATTGGGCATCTCCAGTAGCAGCTTTTAATATCTCAGGAATTTCTAACACACCAACATACCAATGGGATGTAAATGCCGTAAGTAATGATTCAGGTGTAGGTAACTGGGTGTCTGCAGCTAATGCTACAATGACTCCAGGAGAAGGTTATATTGTTAGAGTTTCTAATAGTCAATTAAGTGGTTTCACAACCGAATTTTTTGGAGAGCCAAATAATGGACCTTTTACAATTGGTGTTGAAAAATCGTCTGCTTATTTAACTATGGATTATAATGATAGTAGTTGGAATTTAATAGGTAATCCTTACCCTTCAGCGATAGATGCGGAAACCTTTTTAACTGCTAATACAAATCTTGAAGGCCGTGTAGATATATGGACGCATGATACAGGTCTGTTTGATGTTACAGGAGCATCCGATGCATTTTACGATGATTTTGGAGTGAATTATGGGAACCAATATATAACTTTCAATAGTACAGGAACTTCAACACCAGATCCATCTAATACTTTTAATGGGAAAATTGCTTCAGGGCAAGCCTTTTTTGTAAGAGTTGATGATGACGCACTAGATACTGAGGATTCTGTGAATTTCACCAATGCAATGCGTCATAATAATATAGTTGCTCATGATAACAATCAATTTCACAGAAGCACTTCAGAAGAAACTATAGCTCTAGAAAAGCAATTAGTTTGGCTTAGTTTAGCTAATGAAAACGATCAGGCAATTAGTACATTAGTAGGTTATGCAAATGGAGCCACAGAAGGAAAAGATAGACTTTACGATGCCTATACTAATAATGAAGGCTTCAATTTATACTCTTTAATTACAGAAGACGAAAAATTAGTGATTCAAGGCCTTCCATTACCATTTGTAGATACCAACACCGTGCCTTTAGGTATTGAATTAAATGCAAGTGGAATTTACAAAATTGCCATTGGTAAAGTAGAAGGAAGTTTATTTGTAGATCAAGAACAAGATATATATTTAGAAGATACGTATACAAACGTTATTCACGATTTAAGAACATCACCTTACAGTTTTACAGGTGAAGCCGGTGAGTTTAATGATCGTTTTATCTTAAGATATACGCCATCTTCAACGCTTTCAATTTCTGAAGTTTCTGTAGCAGATACCTTTGCGTATATTAGTAATGCAACCTTGCATCTTAAATCGTCTAACCTTATTGAATCGGCAACGGTATACGATATGAATGGTAAACAAATCACCAATTATAACGTAGATAATCGTGATAATTCTTTTGATACAGAATTTAGATTCTCTAAAGGTATCTATATTGTGTCTATTACGTTAGATAATGGTACTGTAGTCACAAAAAAACTAATAAACTAAACCCTTTTATTTAAATACCTCCCTAGGTTTAAGTAGCATATTAAACATTTTATTAAAACAAACAGAATCTCTAAATAGTTTAGAGACAGGACTTTTATTTTTAAACCTTAACGTATGAACTTAAAAATTACTTTTAATTTAAAACCGCTTAACACACTCAAAATGACTGTTTTTGCGCTTTTTTTAACAGCTTCGGCCAATATCTTTGGCCAAACTGTTACTGAGGCTTTTCCCTCAAGAATAACTACCAACTCTAAAATTACGGTCTTAGGAACCGATTTTACAGAGAGCACTTCTATTAGTATCAATGGTATCAACATCAATAGCAGTAGTATTACATTATTAAGTGATACTGAATTGTTATTCGCTATTTCACATACAGGAACTTCAGATGTTTCTGGTGAACTTGTAGTTGGTGGTGTATCTACAGGAATTAATATAGATTATATTAGTCCTACTCACAAAACTCTCAAAAATGGTGAATCGAGTAACGTTACTAAAATTACCGAAATATTTACAACGTATAATGGGTTTTGGAGGTCGTCACAATGGAAAGCAGACCCTACTAATAACAGTTTAAAACCTAATACGAGTCACGATTTATTGGCGTTTACCTATAATGGAGTTACCTATTCTACTGGTGTAGATGATCAGGTTCTTACAGATAATGGAGTGACGTTTAGCACACAACTATTTTATGCGTATACAACTAATGGTGTTGATGGAACCACTTACGGATCTAACTATTTAGCTATGGCGGATTTAATAGATGGAGAAGTTAATGAAGGATCTGTTATTACTTCTGAAGAAATTTTAGGTACTACAATTTACGATGTTTTAATTGACGGAGTAAATGGTTTAGATATTGGTACAGGAGTTACTAATTTTAATGCCACTGCAGATGTTGAATTTTATAGTGCTGGTGGCCAACTAGGGGCTTTAAATGATGATATACCAGATTTTTTAATCTCACAAATCGCTATGGCAGGTAGTACAGATATTTATTATTATACAGATTCTGAAAAGAATGTTGTCGGTAGACCTGTGAAATTGACCATATTAGATGAATCAGATACGCAAGGTGATGCGTTATTAACACAATGGAGATTAGATTTATATAATTTTACTAATGGTGTTAATTACGGTATAGCAACACCGCAATCGAGAGCTTTTTCTAATAATGAACAGCGTCCGTTACGAATGGTAGCCTTAAAGTTTGAAGATTTCCAAATTACAGATACTAATATTACAGATATAAATAATGTGAACATGGTAGCTGGTGGTACAGCCGATCTTGGTTTTCTTGCCTATAATAGAGGGTCTTTTGATATAAAAACCCCAGTATTTACGGAATATCCTACAGCTAGGTTTGTATGTCAATTACCAAGCGATTCTAGTATCTCATTTTCTGCTACTGCTACAGTTTCTGGTGGTGCCACTGGTGCACCTGAAGAAACGTTATCTTACCAATGGTTTAAGTATAACGATCCTATTCCTGGAGCGACTTCTAATACGTACACGCTTCCTAATACTGTAGATGACGAGAGTTTAGGGATTTATAAATTAAGAGTAAGTAATACCTATGGTGCGGTTGTAGTACCTGTAAGTCTTTCTTTAGGTGGAACTCCTGTGTATTGGAATGGATCAGATTGGGAATTGCCTCCAGTGTATCAAAATGCAGGTGTGGTCGTTGAACCACAAGATAGAGGTTTAGTATTTTCATCTAATTATAACGAAGCTGGAGATATAGAAGGGTGTGATTGTTTAGTGCCTTCTGGTAGTAATGTCACTATACCTTCAGGATCTACGCTTAAACTTTATGGTGAAGTTACTGTAGAATCTGGTGCTTCATTAACATTTGAAGATAGCGCGAGTTTAATTCAAACTAAAATAGTATCAAGTAATGAAAATGTTGGTTCAATTAAAGTAGAACGTAATGTTACAGATTTACATGATAATGATTATGTATTGTGGTCATCTCCTGTAGCTGGTTTTGATGTTTCTAATATCACATCTGAGTATACAACTGATGCTTTTAATTGGGGTGTAAATACGGCTAATTCTAATGGTGTTTCTGGTGATTGGGCTCTAATTACTGGAGCAATGAATTCAGGTTTAGGATATGCTGTTAATGTACCAACGGAACTTGTTGCAACAGGATTTACCACAACTTTTGTTGGAACCCCAAATAATGGAGATATTTCTGTAGATGTTTATAAATCAGCAGGAAACTTTCCAAACCTTGAAGCTAGACATAGAAACCTTATTGGTAACCCATATCCTTCTGCGATAAGTGCAGAGCAGTTATTAACTGACAATACCTTATTAGAAGGTAACGTAAAAATATGGTCACACAATTCAGCAATCCCAAATGCAGTAACACCTTTAGCGAGTTCTGCTTATCAAGCTTTAGATTACAACTATGGCGAGCAGTATGTAAGCTATAACTTTACAGGTGCTAATCCACCAGAAAGTACTAATGGATATATTGGTTCTGGACAAGGATTCTTTGTTCAAGTTGATGATAGTGCTTCAGAAGGTTCAGTAACGTTTACAAATGCGATGCGTTCTAACGATGATGATGTAGCGTATGATAATTCTCAATTTTACAGATCAGAAGAATCGACTAATAATGATTTAGAAAAGCATCTCGTTTGGTTAAGTTTAATTGATGCTACGGATGTTTCTGCTAGTACTTTAGTTGGTTACGTAGAAGGAGCAACGATGGCAAAAGATAGACTTTTTGATGCCTATTCTGATGACAACACAATGCGTATCTATTCTATAGTTGATAATGCAGAAATGGTTATTCAAGGTCGTTCGTTACCATTTGTAGATACTGATGTGGTACCGTTAGGAATTGAATTACCTGAAAGCGGTATATTTAAAATAGCTATTGGTGATTTAGCAGGAACGGTATTTGCAGGTGGTGCACAAGGTATTTATCTTGAAGATACGGTTCTAAATACAGAACATGACTTAATAGCGTCTCCTTATTCTTTTTCTGGAGTTGAAGGAAAAATTAATGATAGATTTAACTTACGTTATACAACTACTTTATCAGTTGATGACGTTGCAATGTCTAACACTTTTGCTTATGTAAAGGATGAAACATTAAATGTAAGATCTGGTTCAGGTATTAAAGACGTTAAAGTCTATGATATCAACGGAAGACAAGTAAGTTCTTATGCTTCTAATGGACAGAATAATACGTTGAGTGAAAGCTTCAGATTTTCTAAAGGAGTATATTTAGCAACGATTACTTTAGAAGGTAATGTTACTGTAACTAAGAAGATTATAAACTAAGGATTAATTCACTTAATCGTTAAACAATAAAGACCTCTATTAAACTAATAGAGGTCTTTTTTTATTTGAAATTTTTAAAAAGTAGAACGAATTAATAGCCTACTTTTTCTCTCACACGTTTTAAAACAGCGTCAGCAACAAGCTTAGCTTTTGCGGCACCTTTTGCTAAAGCGGTGTCAACCTCTTCAAGATTGCTCATATAATAATGGTAGCGTTCTCTTTCCTTTTCAAAGCGCTCTACTACCAATTCATATAAGGCTTGTTTCGCATGGCCATAACCGTAGTTGCCTCCTTCATAATTAGCTTTCATCGCTTCAATTTGAGGTTCAGAAGCTAATAAACTATAAATAGCAAAACAGTTACAGGTGGCCCAATCTTTTGGTTCTTCAAGCGGTGTGCTATCCGTTTCAATAGACATTATTTTTTTACGTAATTGTTTGTCTGGTAAAAAGATGTTGATGTAATTCCCTCTACTCTTACTCATTTTTTCACCGTCCGTACCAGGAATAAGCATGCCACTTTCTAGTATTTTTCCTTCAGGTAAAACAAAAGCGTCTCCCATCTTCGCATGAAAACGAGATGCGACATCACGAGTCATTTCAATATGTTGTAATTGATCTTTTCCCACCGGAATAATTTCAGCATCATACAACAAGATATCTGCAGCCATAAGCATTGGATATGTAAACAAACCTGCATTTACATCTTCTAAGCGATCAGCTTTATCTTTAAAACCATGCGCAAGCGTTAAACGTTGGTATGGGAAGAAACAGCTTAAATACCAAGATAATTCTGTAACTTGTGGAATATCACTTTGTCTATAAAACACTGTTTTTTCAATATCTAATCCAAAAGCAAGCCAAGTGGCAGCAACAGAATAGGTGTGGTTTCTTAATTCGTCTGCATCTTTAATTTGGGTTAGCGTGTGCAAATTTGCAATAAATAAAAATGATTCGTTTTTAGCATCATTTGCCATGTCTATTGCCGGTAAAATTGCACCTAAAATGTTACCTAAGTGTGGTGTTCCTGTACTTTGTACTCCTGTTAGTATTCTTGCCATAATAATGCCTGCGAAAGCAGGTATATCTTTAATTGCTCCTTAATATTAATAAATTTCAAATTAAATTTAGTAATTGAATTAAGGTAGGAATTTTTTTAAATTAAACTTAAATTGTAAAAAACAAAGGTAAATTTTTTAGTAGAACTATTAGAAGTCATTTAATTTAATTAACTAGTTTTGGTGCTATGGCATTTTTTAAATATCCATTCTGGCTTTTATATCGCATTTGGTTCTACATTTTAGTTGCCATTCCGATTATTATAATGTTTCCTTTGTTGATTGTTTCGATCTCTAGAGAGCAATGGTATCCTTACTTTTTTAGGTTGGCTCGTATTTGGTCTAAGTTTATTTTAATAGGTATGGGTTTCGCCTATAAAATTACAAGAGAAGAAACACCAGATCCTGATAAGAGTTACATGTTTGTAGCCAATCATACCTCTATGGCAGACATTATGCTAATGTTGGTCTCCGTTAAAAACCCATTTGTGTTTGTTGGAAAACAAGAATTAGCAAAAATTCCATTATTTGGATTCTTTTATAAGCGTACGTGTATATTAGTAGATAGATCAAGTGCTAAAAGTAGGCAAGCTGTATTTTTAAGAGCGCAACGTCGTTTAAAACAAGGAGTAAGTATTTGTATTTTTCCAGAAGGCGGAGTGCCCGATGAGCATATTTTATTAGACGAGTTTAAAGATGGAGCATTTCGATTAGCAATTAATCATCAAATACCTGTAGTTCCCATTACTTTCTATGATAATAAAAAACGATTTTCATATACTTTTTTTAGTGGAAGTCCGGGTAAAATGCGCGCTAAAATACATCGGTTTTTACCAACTATAGGTTTGGAGACTGCAGATACAAAAGCATTAAATGAAAAAGCGCGAACGTTAATTTGGGATGAATTAATGACGAGTCAAATCACAAAAAAAAAGCCACTCTAACTAATAAGAGTAGCTTTTAATCATACTTGCGTTTTCATAGCGTATGACATGCAATAAACTAACCTAAAACTTATAACTTAATCCTGTATATACTCCAATAAAGAATGGTTTAAAATCACCTGTTGTATTATTGAATGTATTTATTTGATATTTAAATGTTGGTTCAAGATTGATGTTCCATTGTCTTGAAAGACTATAATCCATTCCTAAACCAAAATTGGCACTAAAACTAGTATCATTAATGTTATTAGCTTCTCCAATTAATGCTGAACTTCCATTAAGATCTGCATAAATTTCGTTTTCACTTAGAAAGAACGTACTAAATCCGCCAATAACATTAATCCCAAATTTGGTATCTAATAATCGGTATTCTAATTCTATAGGAACTTCAATAAACCCAAAACGCTGATCTATATTACCGGCAGTTTTTGTGTTAAATAGTTCTGGTGTAGACGATACATTCATCATTTTAGCACTTATAAGTGATACTTGTTCTTCTGAGCTAAATGCAATATTATTAAATGAAGCATCTATACCTCTAGATGCAGTTTCGGGACCTACAAAAGCAAACACATCTGAGGTGGTTTGATTAAGGTTAACACGATTAACGCCAGCTCTAATTTTTAGTTTTTTAGAAATCGCATAACTACCAGCTATACCATAACTCATATTAACATCAGAGCTTTTAGAGTTTTCGTTAAATTGTTTGTCTAATGAAGACCCTTGACCTAAGGAGTTAAAATAAACAGGCGCAACATTTGGGGCAATGCTCCACCTGCTTTGTTCATCTTCTTTTTCTTCTTCATCTATAGTTTCGTTATTTTCTGCAATAGCATTTTCAATGGTCTGTTGTTCTGGAATTTCAATAATTGAATTTTCAGGTTCAGTATCATTTGTTTTGTTCGTATCAGAATTAGATGTTTCGGAGTCTAGTTGTTTAGACCTTGTGTTTTCTGCTAAAGTCGTTTGAGTGTCTTTAATGCTCTTTTTAATAGCAGATTTTTGTTCTGCTTCAGATGCCAGTTGTGTTTTGGTGCCTGTCTTTAAATTAGAGTGAGACGTTTTAGTTTGATTTGCAACTCTGATAGCTGTAGACTTATCAATAACTGTTGATGTATTATTTTGTCTCTGATGAGTTGTATTTATTTCGTCTTTATTAGTGTGGTTAGCAACAGTGTTTGATTTTTGTCTCGACGTAGTAGACGTTGTTAACTGAGTTGAAGAGTTTGATTTTTGAAACGTTTCATTTTCGGAATCGTTTAAATTTGATTTTTGTTCAGCATCTAAATTAGAATCAACAATTGTAGTCGCTTCATCTTTAACTGTCTTAAGATCATTCTGATTTTTATCGGTTAATGTATTGGCATTATCCTTTTCTAATTTGGTTTCTGAATCTTCAGTATTTACTATTGGAAATTCTTGAGCGTTATTCTCGTCCGAACTGAAAACAGTAACGCCAACAGTAAACAACAGAGCAATAGCAGCTGCTACACCTCCAATTTGCCACCAAAGTGCAATAACTCTACGCTTTTTCTTTTTATGAGGAAGACTTTCGTTTATACGATCCCAAATTGCATCATTAGGCGCAACTTCAAAATCTTTAAACTTTTCTTGAAAAAGTCTATCTATGTTTTTTTGATCACTCATTTTTTATAAACTCTGCGATTTTAAACTCGCGTTGTAGGTTTCTATCTTTTCTTTTAAAATCATTCTTGCTCGTGCTAGATTAGATTTTGAGGTGCCTGTTGAAATTTGAATCAATTCACTAATTTCAACATGAGAGTAGCCATCTAAAACATATAAATTAAATACCAATCTATATCTGTCTGGTAATTCTTGAATGATTTTTAATAAAAAATCAATGCTCACATTATCATCATTGATATCTACAGAAACATCTTCAATATTACCTTCGTTAACGATATCATATACGCCAACATCTTCTCTGTAGCGTTGCAATGAGGTGTTAATTGCAATACGTTTTAGCCAACCTTCAAAAGAACCTTTATTATTATACTGTTCTATTTTACTAAAAACAGTTATAAATGCATCATGCAGGTTATCTTCTGCTTCTGCATAATTTTTAGAGTACTTAAGACAAAGCGAAAATAATTTACTTGCATATTGCTTGTATAATTGGCCTTGAGCTTGTACATCTTGTTTAATACAATTTTCTATGAGCTTGTCTAAACTCACATTAGTTAAGGGATTAATTAATAATTAGTCTAATACTGTACTTCCAGGACTTGGTCTCTCGCTGAGAACAGGTACTTCTGCTAAATAATACTGATCTTCACCTTCTTCATCATGGCCTTGGTAAAACTTAAAAAGATACGTTTCTGTTCCTGTAACCATAAAATTTAAACTCACCGTAACTGATTCTTCATCTTCAATACATGATGAATTTGAATACACCGAGTTAATCACTGCAACCGTACGCTCATTTCCATTAATATCATACAAAAAATTGTAAAATTGGTAACAACTTGATGGACGATTATAAGTTATCATAATCTCATAACTTTCACCATGAACAAAGTGTTCTGGTATTTCAATACTTTCTATTGGCATTACTTCTGTACCAACATAGTTATTATCATCTTCAATGCTACATGATGTAAGCATTGAAACAAAAACAAAGACTAAAAGGGCATATCTTTTCATGTGTTTATATTTATATCTTTTATATGGATAAATGTTTGTTCCATAATTAAAAATAATCAATCTCACTATATAGATGAAGAAAACGTAAAAGGGTTGCGTCTAAAATCAAAAAATCCTGATTTTATTCAGGATTTTTTCTTTAATTTTCTATTTGGACTCTTTAATAAGTGTCCTAACCTTCTCTTCTAGTTCATCCATAAGATCTGGATTGTCTTTAATAATCATCTTAACGGCATCACGACCTTGACCCAATTTGGTGTCTCCGTAGCTAAACCAAGACCCACTCTTTTTAACGATTTCGTGTTCTACAGCTAAGTCTAAAACTTCACCTACTTTCGAAATACCTTCGCCATACATAATGTCAAATTCTGCCAGTCTAAACGGTGGAGCTACTTTGTTTTTTACCACTTTAACTCTGGTTTTATTACCCATTACGTTACTATCACTGTCTTTTATTTGGGTAGAACGTCTAATATCTAAACGTACAGAAGCGTAGAATTTTAAGGCATTACCACCAGTTGTAGTTTCAGGGTTACCGAACATTACACCAATTTTTTCACGTAATTGGTTGATGAAAATTACAGTACAATTTGTTTTACTAATTGATGCTGTTAATTTTCTAAGTGCTTGAGACATTAAACGTGCATGTAAGCCCATTTTAGAATCACCCATTTCACCTTCAATTTCACTTTTAGGTGTTAAGGCGGCAACTGAATCAATAACCACGATATCAATTGCACCAGATCTAATAAGGTTATCCGCAATCTCTAAAGCTTGCTCTCCGTTATCTGGTTGAGATATAATTAGATTATCTATATCTACTCCTAATTTTTCAGCATAGAAACGATCAAAAGCATGTTCTGCATCAATAAATGCAGCAATACCACCTGCTTTTTGAGCTTCTGCAATGGCATGAAGTGTTAAGGTTGTTTTACCAGAAGATTCTGGTCCATATATTTCGATAACACGTCCTCTTGGGTATCCACCAACGCCTAATGCAATATCCAATCCTAATGAGCCAGAAGGTATAGCTTCTACATCTACTACAGCCTGATCGCTCATTTTCATTACAGTTCCTTTTCCGTAAGCCTTATCTAACTTGTCTAAAGTTAATTTTAAAGCTTTTAATTTTGCGTCTTTTTCACTACTCATATGTTCTGTTTTCTAAGAATTCCTTATTAATTATAATTCAAAAATACCACTTATTTTAATTAATAACATTTCTCGTTTCAAATTACTACAAATGCAAGTAATGTTTTTTTAATTTTTAAAAATTAGATGGTCTTATTTCAGATTATAAGGTATAAAAAAACCAGAACAATGACATGTTCTGGCTTAATTTATTAAATCGATTGACTTATTTTAGAATAGACCAATATAAGAGGCCTCAGTAGTTCCTGTTTCTAGAGTAGCACCTACAGTATAACCAGTTGCACTTGTAGAACTAGGGTCAAAAATGTAAACATTGCCCGTACCTCCTAAAGATGCTAAAGCCATATATAATTTACCATCTATGACACTGGCCCATTGGTACTGACGTAACCATAAATCTAATGGAATATTCATTTTAACGGCTGTTTTGTTATACACATCAACACGAACAACATCCCAATTAGAACTTTCATTATCTCCTAAATCTGTATTTAATACAGGTACATAACCAATGCCGTTTCCAACGTAAAACCATCCTGTATTTGCTTCTGCATTATGACCTAAAATAGATTTTATATCAAACGTCCCATAAGCAGTATCGTATGCGCCATTGCTAACTTTCATTATGGTTGCATCACCACTTGTTATTAATTGGTAAGTATCTCCGTTCTCA encodes:
- the trpS gene encoding tryptophan--tRNA ligase, which codes for MARILTGVQSTGTPHLGNILGAILPAIDMANDAKNESFLFIANLHTLTQIKDADELRNHTYSVAATWLAFGLDIEKTVFYRQSDIPQVTELSWYLSCFFPYQRLTLAHGFKDKADRLEDVNAGLFTYPMLMAADILLYDAEIIPVGKDQLQHIEMTRDVASRFHAKMGDAFVLPEGKILESGMLIPGTDGEKMSKSRGNYINIFLPDKQLRKKIMSIETDSTPLEEPKDWATCNCFAIYSLLASEPQIEAMKANYEGGNYGYGHAKQALYELVVERFEKERERYHYYMSNLEEVDTALAKGAAKAKLVADAVLKRVREKVGY
- a CDS encoding T9SS type A sorting domain-containing protein, translating into MNTILSFVSSKKVMATLLLFISALSFSQIVVTDVFPTRVTKSSIVTIIGDLSSGFTNSTTVSLFGISTSSVEATPDGSELSFEITLDGTASFSSDLKVAGQNVYIGSVSTANKVTIDYVGAKLKRNHYTSGSESFEHVTDIITNWNYNTQGYWRYSTNYTYGTSSTYPNDSHELLAFEYDGVFYSTGVDDDLLDNITGLTYSKEVFKAYSTNGITGTINNGANFIATGDMVDGVVNEGTNITSTDILDLTVFQVMVDGVNGLDLGTGVTNYNKSASIRFFSGNGQVGAISDGVPDLIITQIADSGSWDIYYYADDRGNVVGRPIKMYLNNGTNNLGRWALDLYSLPSGADINTANPQSRTFGNNETRLIKIVAFNLEDFDILTSDDIDSVKNINSVAGGSADMAFIAYNQSAFDIKAPIAEPILPQFVCKADGTTGITFSVIAGIDDGSGGITDPPAGDADLELKYKWRKYNSEISGETSENFTIGGVASDDLATYKVEISNKNGGTIILPVTLSEGGTPYYWNGTAWSSPYGAVVEKERGLVYTGEYAITGNLVGCDCKVTSGANVVMPKGSKMVLYNELTVEPEIAEVKLLDEFGNTVQDEEGDDIILVSHVPEATFTLEDNASLVQINDVVNSGEIKVKRTLDNAEVNQYDYVYWASPVAAFNISGISNTPTYQWDVNAVSNDSGVGNWVSAANATMTPGEGYIVRVSNSQLSGFTTEFFGEPNNGPFTIGVEKSSAYLTMDYNDSSWNLIGNPYPSAIDAETFLTANTNLEGRVDIWTHDTGLFDVTGASDAFYDDFGVNYGNQYITFNSTGTSTPDPSNTFNGKIASGQAFFVRVDDDALDTEDSVNFTNAMRHNNIVAHDNNQFHRSTSEETIALEKQLVWLSLANENDQAISTLVGYANGATEGKDRLYDAYTNNEGFNLYSLITEDEKLVIQGLPLPFVDTNTVPLGIELNASGIYKIAIGKVEGSLFVDQEQDIYLEDTYTNVIHDLRTSPYSFTGEAGEFNDRFILRYTPSSTLSISEVSVADTFAYISNATLHLKSSNLIESATVYDMNGKQITNYNVDNRDNSFDTEFRFSKGIYIVSITLDNGTVVTKKLIN
- a CDS encoding RNA polymerase sigma factor; the protein is MSLDKLIENCIKQDVQAQGQLYKQYASKLFSLCLKYSKNYAEAEDNLHDAFITVFSKIEQYNNKGSFEGWLKRIAINTSLQRYREDVGVYDIVNEGNIEDVSVDINDDNVSIDFLLKIIQELPDRYRLVFNLYVLDGYSHVEISELIQISTGTSKSNLARARMILKEKIETYNASLKSQSL
- a CDS encoding T9SS type A sorting domain-containing protein yields the protein MNLKITFNLKPLNTLKMTVFALFLTASANIFGQTVTEAFPSRITTNSKITVLGTDFTESTSISINGININSSSITLLSDTELLFAISHTGTSDVSGELVVGGVSTGINIDYISPTHKTLKNGESSNVTKITEIFTTYNGFWRSSQWKADPTNNSLKPNTSHDLLAFTYNGVTYSTGVDDQVLTDNGVTFSTQLFYAYTTNGVDGTTYGSNYLAMADLIDGEVNEGSVITSEEILGTTIYDVLIDGVNGLDIGTGVTNFNATADVEFYSAGGQLGALNDDIPDFLISQIAMAGSTDIYYYTDSEKNVVGRPVKLTILDESDTQGDALLTQWRLDLYNFTNGVNYGIATPQSRAFSNNEQRPLRMVALKFEDFQITDTNITDINNVNMVAGGTADLGFLAYNRGSFDIKTPVFTEYPTARFVCQLPSDSSISFSATATVSGGATGAPEETLSYQWFKYNDPIPGATSNTYTLPNTVDDESLGIYKLRVSNTYGAVVVPVSLSLGGTPVYWNGSDWELPPVYQNAGVVVEPQDRGLVFSSNYNEAGDIEGCDCLVPSGSNVTIPSGSTLKLYGEVTVESGASLTFEDSASLIQTKIVSSNENVGSIKVERNVTDLHDNDYVLWSSPVAGFDVSNITSEYTTDAFNWGVNTANSNGVSGDWALITGAMNSGLGYAVNVPTELVATGFTTTFVGTPNNGDISVDVYKSAGNFPNLEARHRNLIGNPYPSAISAEQLLTDNTLLEGNVKIWSHNSAIPNAVTPLASSAYQALDYNYGEQYVSYNFTGANPPESTNGYIGSGQGFFVQVDDSASEGSVTFTNAMRSNDDDVAYDNSQFYRSEESTNNDLEKHLVWLSLIDATDVSASTLVGYVEGATMAKDRLFDAYSDDNTMRIYSIVDNAEMVIQGRSLPFVDTDVVPLGIELPESGIFKIAIGDLAGTVFAGGAQGIYLEDTVLNTEHDLIASPYSFSGVEGKINDRFNLRYTTTLSVDDVAMSNTFAYVKDETLNVRSGSGIKDVKVYDINGRQVSSYASNGQNNTLSESFRFSKGVYLATITLEGNVTVTKKIIN
- a CDS encoding porin family protein, producing MSDQKNIDRLFQEKFKDFEVAPNDAIWDRINESLPHKKKKRRVIALWWQIGGVAAAIALLFTVGVTVFSSDENNAQEFPIVNTEDSETKLEKDNANTLTDKNQNDLKTVKDEATTIVDSNLDAEQKSNLNDSENETFQKSNSSTQLTTSTTSRQKSNTVANHTNKDEINTTHQRQNNTSTVIDKSTAIRVANQTKTSHSNLKTGTKTQLASEAEQKSAIKKSIKDTQTTLAENTRSKQLDSETSNSDTNKTNDTEPENSIIEIPEQQTIENAIAENNETIDEEEKEDEQSRWSIAPNVAPVYFNSLGQGSSLDKQFNENSKSSDVNMSYGIAGSYAISKKLKIRAGVNRVNLNQTTSDVFAFVGPETASRGIDASFNNIAFSSEEQVSLISAKMMNVSSTPELFNTKTAGNIDQRFGFIEVPIELEYRLLDTKFGINVIGGFSTFFLSENEIYADLNGSSALIGEANNINDTSFSANFGLGMDYSLSRQWNINLEPTFKYQINTFNNTTGDFKPFFIGVYTGLSYKF
- a CDS encoding lysophospholipid acyltransferase family protein, producing the protein MAFFKYPFWLLYRIWFYILVAIPIIIMFPLLIVSISREQWYPYFFRLARIWSKFILIGMGFAYKITREETPDPDKSYMFVANHTSMADIMLMLVSVKNPFVFVGKQELAKIPLFGFFYKRTCILVDRSSAKSRQAVFLRAQRRLKQGVSICIFPEGGVPDEHILLDEFKDGAFRLAINHQIPVVPITFYDNKKRFSYTFFSGSPGKMRAKIHRFLPTIGLETADTKALNEKARTLIWDELMTSQITKKKPL